TGATCTGTCTCGGCCTCCTCGTGGAATCTCTAGCTTCCTGTATATCAGCTAAGATGACTTCAGTGTCCAAAGGAATGAAAAGAAGCTCCCTGAGATTGTTCGGTCCAATCACTTCCGGATCTGATCCCCAAATCAAATGTCCAGCCTGAAGGTTCCCTTCTTGTGTCAAATGCTTACCGTCGAAGAAGAGATAGTCTTCAGGGTTAGCGCATACATTGTTCGTAGAGCAACTGCTTCCAGTTCCACAACAAGCAACCATTCCCGTCTCGAAtgcttaaataaaaaaagataagtGTCACAACTTTTTCTGGTAAAAGTTCGGTATATATGGTTTTAAAAGTTATGATCCCAATGACTTACTGTAAGTCGTAGACTTGATAACTCTGTTCTGGATGGAGCTGAAGAAGTCATAAAAAGAGTACTGGAAACCACTGAGTTGTCGAGAAAGTTCAACCAAGAGCTGCATCAGCTTCTTGTTATGCAAAGCCGCCATCTCCGAAGGCAATCTCACGCATTCCTGAACATTACCGCTTGCTTGTTTGACGGCCGGTAAGCAACCCAGCGGTGCCAAGCTCTGTAACGCAAACTTCCTGCCTCCATACCCGTAAATCACCTGAAAAGTCGGTACATGAGAAAACAAACcggaaaaataataaaagatttgTAGCTTCTTAGTACTTTTTTTTACCTTTAGTTCTGCTTCTACAGAAGTGATGACTCGATCCACAAAAGCTTCTTTCTGATCATCAGAAGGATTCGGGTTGTTCTTTGCATAGTTCAAGTAATCATCAGAGCCAATGTAGAACAAGTAGATAGCTTCGGAACGTGTTTGAGCTGTCCATTTGTTCTTGTTGTCAGAGAACTTCATCACTTGTTGTGACAGAGTCAACtgtaaaaacaaaaagcaaaaagtCATATAAAGATCTATTTAACCTAATTAAACTCTTTCAAGGGTTGACCTAATTTCTACAatacttatatatctatatatatatatatatctcttttTATCAGAGCTCACATTAATTCAGTCTCTGCACTTCATCACAAATTTCAGATTGTTTCCAACTAAAACTGATAAATGCGATAGTGATCACTGAAAAAAATGGCCTGCAGATTTAAGTGGcaataaatgatttattaaagaatttaattttttggtgttacaaaaaaaaaagaatttaattttttttaatactataaatttggtgaaataaatatatttggagACCTAAAATCAATATTGCATTCTTCTTTGACCATGGCTGGTTCTGTCTATTTGGCTACAGTTACTTGATTCCAAAGTAAGAACAtgaatttgaatttatttattttaggtgGAAGCTCCTGGCTTTTAAGTCCATAATCTCATATAGATTTTGAGTTAGCtttcaaaattctaatttagaaaataatatttcgtGCCATAACATATttgaactttaatattttttttggaggGGAGCCGAGAAATTAAGTTAGCTTTTTAGAAATTCCGACTTGATAAATAACGACAGGAACACAGTTTGAATTTAATGATAAAATGAAAAAGCTAACCGTCTCCGGAGGGGAGCCGAGAACGGTGGCGTCCGCGATGGCAAAGTTAGCTCCATGAGTGAAATCCGCCGTGCCTCGGAGAATCGGAGGGATTTCAGGAATACCCATGAAAGTAGCTGCTCACAACAAATGacaaatatcaaattatatccCAAACGAATATatcatattcaaaaaaatatataataaaattaccGAGATAGTCGGGAATGATACGACCATCGGACCACCGTCCCGTAGCCTCTCCTACAGTAACTCCATACGGAGGAAATCTAGAGTCGACACGATTCGAAGAGACGAACTGTTTGTTGCCGGCGTCGTAAAGACTATCGCCAAAGACGAAGAGCGTCTGGCCCAAGGAAACGGCGgggaaatgaagaagaagaagtgagaagaaggagagagagaagaggtgAGATTTGGGATTCGCCATTGAGAGAAAACCAAAGCGATGTCTTGTTGTCGTTGCTGATCTGAGTTTTCTATTGGACGGTTTTTGTTAGGTATTTAGTTAAAGTTGTGTCAGGAGCCACGTGACCAACGTTTGCatttgtttaaacaaaaaagTTACAGTGAAGACTTTTCCACCGTTCCAACTTCTCTGCATGCGGAGTTTTTACTATTGACATAATTACTCCAAACAATTGAATacatgaaaacataaaatatacgaCTACGTAtctataattcttttttttattccgTACCTATAAAAATTGTGTTGATTACATTAGAGAATGTTAGATGATAACGATTATTCATATGTTTACATCTGTAAAATTAGTGTCCTTCTCATCACTCATCAGACATGTGTCTGTTTGTCattaagatataaaaaatatctaatatgTAAGCAGGGGCGAATCTAGATGTAAAATTTCATGGGTGCATGCATAGTGTGTATATAATGAATCAGGGGGTGCAATAAAGATAATTCTCTATGTTTTCTActaattttctttcattttatcttataaaacaacaaaattcTGAAGAAATACGGGGTGCACAAGCACCCGTTGTTTTGGCTGTGGCTTCGCCACCAGTGACGGAGCCAGAAAATTTTGTTACGAGGGTCAGTATTTTTTGAGCTCAAAAATATAACGTTTATAATATATGTACtatataatctaatattttattattatacatttaaaaaccTTGTAGTTTTTATGCTAGTGAACCAATTTCtaaactaaattataatttgttattcataatttaattagttttattaaatacaTA
The Raphanus sativus cultivar WK10039 chromosome 1, ASM80110v3, whole genome shotgun sequence DNA segment above includes these coding regions:
- the LOC108838096 gene encoding inactive GDSL esterase/lipase-like protein 25 — translated: KPSNRKLRSATTTRHRFGFLSMANPKSHLFSLSFFSLLLLHFPAVSLGQTLFVFGDSLYDAGNKQFVSSNRVDSRFPPYGVTVGEATGRWSDGRIIPDYLATFMGIPEIPPILRGTADFTHGANFAIADATVLGSPPETLTLSQQVMKFSDNKNKWTAQTRSEAIYLFYIGSDDYLNYAKNNPNPSDDQKEAFVDRVITSVEAELKVIYGYGGRKFALQSLAPLGCLPAVKQASGNVQECVRLPSEMAALHNKKLMQLLVELSRQLSGFQYSFYDFFSSIQNRVIKSTTYTFETGMVACCGTGSSCSTNNVCANPEDYLFFDGKHLTQEGNLQAGHLIWGSDPEVIGPNNLRELLFIPLDTEVILADIQEARDSTRRPRQIKIESLHYQEVGISDGEPMALSS